The following are from one region of the Coffea eugenioides isolate CCC68of chromosome 2, Ceug_1.0, whole genome shotgun sequence genome:
- the LOC113761045 gene encoding palmitoyl-protein thioesterase 1 isoform X2 encodes MIAGIEDACRHKGVERFTEILANWSGTQGHCVEIGNGAWDSWFMPFPKQISIACEKVKKISELRDGYNIVGLSQGNMVGRGVIEFCDEGPPVKNFISLAGPHAGIASVPLCGSSIVCVLVDFLIQLAVYSDYVQDHLAPAGYIKIPTDIDGYRKGCKFLPKLNNEFHKNATYEQRFASLENLVLIMFEQDEVLVPKETSLFGYYPDGSWCTVLPAQETALYKEDWIGLRTLDEAGKVKFVNVSGSHLEISVGDMKKYIVPYLVDNGTAQPPTAQPPTTDESSILQLKSFQHIYQQIDGLEQDNIRLQLIN; translated from the exons AT GATCGCAGGAATTGAGGATGCATGCCGTCATAAAGGGGTAGAGCGTTTCACTGAAATTCTGGCTAACTGGTCCGGAACTCAAGGACATTGTGT TGAAATTGGTAATGGAGCGTGGGATTCCTGGTTTATGCCATTCCCTAAACAG ATATCCATTGCTTGTGAGAAG GTGAAGAAAATAAGTGAGCTTAGGGATGGTTACAATATCGTTGGACTTTCCCAG GGAAACATGGTAGGCAGAGGGGTCATTGAATTCTGTGATGAAGGACCTCCT GTGAAGAACTTTATATCTCTGGCAGGTCCTCATGCTGGGATAGCTTCTGTTCCTTTATGTGGA TCCAGCATCGTATGCGTTCTTGTTGATTTTCTAATCCAGTTGGCTGTGTACAGTGACTATGTCCAG GACCATCTAGCACCAGCTGGTTACATAAAAATCCCAACT GATATTGACGGTTACAGAAAAGGATGCAAGTTTCTTCCCAAACTCAATAATGAATTTCATAAGAATGCTACTTACGAGCAAAGATTTGCTAGCTTGGAGAATTTGGTGCTTATCATG TTTGAGCAAGATGAAGTTTTGGTGCCAAAGGAAACCTCTTTGTTTGGATACTACCCAGATGGTTCTTGGTGCACTGTTTTGCCTGCACAAGAG ACAGCACTCTACAAAGAAGACTGGATTGGTTTGAGAACCTTGGATGAAGCTGGAAAGGTTAAGTTTGTGAATGTTTCAGGGAGTCACCTGGAAATTTCTGTTGGTGACATGAAGAAGTATATAGTACCATACTTGGTGGACAATGGCACTGCACAGCCTCCCACAGCTCAACCCCCAACTACAGATGAATCATCCATCCTACAACTAAAATCTTTCCAGCATATTTACCAACAAATTGATGGGCTAGAGCAAGATAATATTCGACTGCAACTAATAAATTGA
- the LOC113761045 gene encoding palmitoyl-protein thioesterase 1 isoform X1, translated as MALSSSFSTVCMFFVTLTLMPTTPYCIPFVVFHGIEDACRHKGVERFTEILANWSGTQGHCVEIGNGAWDSWFMPFPKQISIACEKVKKISELRDGYNIVGLSQGNMVGRGVIEFCDEGPPVKNFISLAGPHAGIASVPLCGSSIVCVLVDFLIQLAVYSDYVQDHLAPAGYIKIPTDIDGYRKGCKFLPKLNNEFHKNATYEQRFASLENLVLIMFEQDEVLVPKETSLFGYYPDGSWCTVLPAQETALYKEDWIGLRTLDEAGKVKFVNVSGSHLEISVGDMKKYIVPYLVDNGTAQPPTAQPPTTDESSILQLKSFQHIYQQIDGLEQDNIRLQLIN; from the exons ATGGCTCTAAGTTCATCATTTTCTACCGTCTGCATGTTCTTTGTCACTTTGACTTTGATGCCAACGACCCCATATTGCATCCCTTTTGTTGTCTTTCATG GAATTGAGGATGCATGCCGTCATAAAGGGGTAGAGCGTTTCACTGAAATTCTGGCTAACTGGTCCGGAACTCAAGGACATTGTGT TGAAATTGGTAATGGAGCGTGGGATTCCTGGTTTATGCCATTCCCTAAACAG ATATCCATTGCTTGTGAGAAG GTGAAGAAAATAAGTGAGCTTAGGGATGGTTACAATATCGTTGGACTTTCCCAG GGAAACATGGTAGGCAGAGGGGTCATTGAATTCTGTGATGAAGGACCTCCT GTGAAGAACTTTATATCTCTGGCAGGTCCTCATGCTGGGATAGCTTCTGTTCCTTTATGTGGA TCCAGCATCGTATGCGTTCTTGTTGATTTTCTAATCCAGTTGGCTGTGTACAGTGACTATGTCCAG GACCATCTAGCACCAGCTGGTTACATAAAAATCCCAACT GATATTGACGGTTACAGAAAAGGATGCAAGTTTCTTCCCAAACTCAATAATGAATTTCATAAGAATGCTACTTACGAGCAAAGATTTGCTAGCTTGGAGAATTTGGTGCTTATCATG TTTGAGCAAGATGAAGTTTTGGTGCCAAAGGAAACCTCTTTGTTTGGATACTACCCAGATGGTTCTTGGTGCACTGTTTTGCCTGCACAAGAG ACAGCACTCTACAAAGAAGACTGGATTGGTTTGAGAACCTTGGATGAAGCTGGAAAGGTTAAGTTTGTGAATGTTTCAGGGAGTCACCTGGAAATTTCTGTTGGTGACATGAAGAAGTATATAGTACCATACTTGGTGGACAATGGCACTGCACAGCCTCCCACAGCTCAACCCCCAACTACAGATGAATCATCCATCCTACAACTAAAATCTTTCCAGCATATTTACCAACAAATTGATGGGCTAGAGCAAGATAATATTCGACTGCAACTAATAAATTGA
- the LOC113761044 gene encoding uncharacterized protein LOC113761044 isoform X1 — MGPELELKARSDGVTSSWGKENRVLSIDSKDEYVKSESNCDDCALEMSNCNKDVEVNITGLATSDGNGLVEAEGQDATDSFSLSSFDDTDSDSEGAVDTSDAEVGSGLHGYSSSSLAVDRLNDIFRTRKKRLTSHWRTFIQPLMWRCKWVELQVKMLRSQALKYDREVVNHDQRKHYLLENLPLEGCGVKSPPYSTDGPTDKVMRRKKRRRLEDTTDVTSYMSHHNLFSYFENRIHTADGAHVDEDWASRVNSADKISGNDESKVSDERLWLELGFGDNSSEELLRKIWLLESQLSKLKFRLDKVMNENAGKFSSADNLGLVVPSNLTSSARSLAFTPNNGDRMPVGSSNIASQLLSHYNMGNVIMPEGAISSLGEVSYIPDVTEGMDQSHLGCAFIKNEDEILIYDERLKQDRNNFDEVHMQPMEKPQVAKDEPHSTVTTVIAGPDQQTDNQPPPKVRSIAKLTATKSRRKKGRRKASSGRWSRRSSS; from the exons ATGGGTCCAGAGTTAGAGCTCAAGGCAAGATCAGATGGTGTTACATCCTCATGGGGGAAGGAGAATCGAGTGCTTTCTATAGATTCTAAAGATGAGTACGTGAAGTCTGAAAGCAACTGTGATGACTGTGCCTTGGAAATGAGTAACTGTAATAAGGATGTGGAAGTTAACATCACAGGACTTGCAACTTCTGATGGCAATGGGCTGGTTGAAGCTGAAGGCCAAGATGCAACAGACAGTTTCAGTTTGAGTTCTTTTGATGACACAGATTCTGACTCTGAAGGTGCTGTAGACACTAGTGATGCTGAAGTAGGATCAGGCTTACATGGTTACAGTTCCTCCTCCCTGGCAGTTGATCGACTAAATGACATATTCCGGACGAG GAAGAAAAGATTGACATCACACTGGAGGACATTTATACAACCCCTTATGTGGCGATGTAAATGGGTTGAATTACAAGTCAAGATGTTAAGATCTCAAGCTCTAAAGTATGACAGGGAAGTTGTTAATCATGATCAAAGAAAGCATTATCTATTGGAGAATTTGCCATTGGAAGGTTGTGGTGTAAAGTCACCTCCGTATTCTACTGATGGTCCAACAGATAAAGTTAtgaggagaaagaaaagaagaaggctTGAAGACACAACGGATGTAACATCATATATGTCACATCATAATCTGTTTTCTTATTTTG AAAATAGGATTCACACTGCTGATGGTGCTCATGTGGATGAAGATTGGGCCAGTCGAG TTAACTCTGCAGACAAGATCAGTGGCAATGATGAATCTAAAGTCAGTGATGAAAGGTTGTGGCTTGAATTGGGGTTTGGTGATAATTCTTCAGAGGAATTATTGAGGAAGATCTGGCTTTTAGAGTCACAACTTAGCAAGCTGAAGTTTAGACTTGACAAGGTAATGAATGAAAATGCTGGAAAGTTTTCTTCTGCGGATAACTTGGGCTTGGTTGTACCATCTAATTTGACCAGCTCTGCTCGATCTCTTGCTTTTACTCCAAATAATGGGGACAGAATGCCAGTAGGATCTTCTAATATTGCATCTCAGCTTTTGTCACACTATAATATGGGTAATGTGATTATGCCTGAAGGTGCAATCTCAAGTCTTGGAGAAGTGTCCTATATCCCTGATGTAACTGAAGGCATGGATCAGTCTCATCTCGGGTGTGCATTTATAAAG AATGAAGATGAAATATTGATATATGATGAGAGGTTGAAACAAGATAGAAACAATTTTGATGAAGTCCATATGCAGCCTATGGAAAAGCCCCAGGTAGCAAAGGACGAGCCGCATAGCACTGTCACTACAGTTATTGCTGGACCTGACCAGCAAACAGATAATCAACCACCTCCAAAAGTACGGTCCATTGCCAAGCTTACTGCCACCAAGAGCAGGAGGAAAAAGGGGAGACGGAAGGCTTCCTCTGGGAGGTGGAGCCGCAGATCCTCCAGTTAG
- the LOC113761044 gene encoding uncharacterized protein LOC113761044 isoform X2, translating into MGPELELKARSDGVTSSWGKENRVLSIDSKDEYVKSESNCDDCALEMSNCNKDVEVNITGLATSDGNGLVEAEGQDATDSFSLSSFDDTDSDSEGAVDTSDAEVGSGLHGYSSSSLAVDRLNDIFRTRKKRLTSHWRTFIQPLMWRCKWVELQVKMLRSQALKYDREVVNHDQRKHYLLENLPLEGCGVKSPPYSTDGPTDKVMRRKKRRRLEDTTDVTSYMSHHNLFSYFENRIHTADGAHVDEDWASRDKISGNDESKVSDERLWLELGFGDNSSEELLRKIWLLESQLSKLKFRLDKVMNENAGKFSSADNLGLVVPSNLTSSARSLAFTPNNGDRMPVGSSNIASQLLSHYNMGNVIMPEGAISSLGEVSYIPDVTEGMDQSHLGCAFIKNEDEILIYDERLKQDRNNFDEVHMQPMEKPQVAKDEPHSTVTTVIAGPDQQTDNQPPPKVRSIAKLTATKSRRKKGRRKASSGRWSRRSSS; encoded by the exons ATGGGTCCAGAGTTAGAGCTCAAGGCAAGATCAGATGGTGTTACATCCTCATGGGGGAAGGAGAATCGAGTGCTTTCTATAGATTCTAAAGATGAGTACGTGAAGTCTGAAAGCAACTGTGATGACTGTGCCTTGGAAATGAGTAACTGTAATAAGGATGTGGAAGTTAACATCACAGGACTTGCAACTTCTGATGGCAATGGGCTGGTTGAAGCTGAAGGCCAAGATGCAACAGACAGTTTCAGTTTGAGTTCTTTTGATGACACAGATTCTGACTCTGAAGGTGCTGTAGACACTAGTGATGCTGAAGTAGGATCAGGCTTACATGGTTACAGTTCCTCCTCCCTGGCAGTTGATCGACTAAATGACATATTCCGGACGAG GAAGAAAAGATTGACATCACACTGGAGGACATTTATACAACCCCTTATGTGGCGATGTAAATGGGTTGAATTACAAGTCAAGATGTTAAGATCTCAAGCTCTAAAGTATGACAGGGAAGTTGTTAATCATGATCAAAGAAAGCATTATCTATTGGAGAATTTGCCATTGGAAGGTTGTGGTGTAAAGTCACCTCCGTATTCTACTGATGGTCCAACAGATAAAGTTAtgaggagaaagaaaagaagaaggctTGAAGACACAACGGATGTAACATCATATATGTCACATCATAATCTGTTTTCTTATTTTG AAAATAGGATTCACACTGCTGATGGTGCTCATGTGGATGAAGATTGGGCCAGTCGAG ACAAGATCAGTGGCAATGATGAATCTAAAGTCAGTGATGAAAGGTTGTGGCTTGAATTGGGGTTTGGTGATAATTCTTCAGAGGAATTATTGAGGAAGATCTGGCTTTTAGAGTCACAACTTAGCAAGCTGAAGTTTAGACTTGACAAGGTAATGAATGAAAATGCTGGAAAGTTTTCTTCTGCGGATAACTTGGGCTTGGTTGTACCATCTAATTTGACCAGCTCTGCTCGATCTCTTGCTTTTACTCCAAATAATGGGGACAGAATGCCAGTAGGATCTTCTAATATTGCATCTCAGCTTTTGTCACACTATAATATGGGTAATGTGATTATGCCTGAAGGTGCAATCTCAAGTCTTGGAGAAGTGTCCTATATCCCTGATGTAACTGAAGGCATGGATCAGTCTCATCTCGGGTGTGCATTTATAAAG AATGAAGATGAAATATTGATATATGATGAGAGGTTGAAACAAGATAGAAACAATTTTGATGAAGTCCATATGCAGCCTATGGAAAAGCCCCAGGTAGCAAAGGACGAGCCGCATAGCACTGTCACTACAGTTATTGCTGGACCTGACCAGCAAACAGATAATCAACCACCTCCAAAAGTACGGTCCATTGCCAAGCTTACTGCCACCAAGAGCAGGAGGAAAAAGGGGAGACGGAAGGCTTCCTCTGGGAGGTGGAGCCGCAGATCCTCCAGTTAG
- the LOC113761047 gene encoding uncharacterized protein LOC113761047 isoform X3: protein MLSLLMGTLHRQFIEKDVNSFEDFHMAILDIFSTINAALPGKHYDVPPLKDVEAYFKEWSSADDSNKKRLFMELMQNKLNLSKLDDSTIITGLVTPPAAMVAKRAGETVPQLKLIKAIPDVVFVPSATVLALISVKLSRKMFLGQVAS, encoded by the exons ATGTTGAGCTTGCTGATGGGGACCCTTCATAGGCAGTTTATAGAGAAAGATGTGAACAGCTTTGAGGATTTCCACATGGCAATTCTTGACATCTTCAG CACCATCAATGCGGCATTACCTGGTAAACACTATGATGTTCCTCCTCTGAAAGATGTTGAg GCCTATTTCAAAGAATGGAGTTCAGCCGACGATTCAAATAAGAAAAGGCTGTTCATGGAATTAATGCAGAACAAGCTGAATCTTAGCAAGTTAGATGACTCCACCATCATTACCGGGCTTGTAACACCTCCAGCAGCAATGGTAGCCAAACGCGCAGGCGAGACCGTGCCCCAACTGAAATTGATCAAGGCAATTCCTGATGTCGTTTTTGTGCCATCAGCCACAGTGCTTGCCCTTATTTCCGTGAAACTATCCAGGAAAATGTTTTTAGGACAAGTAGCATCTTGA
- the LOC113761047 gene encoding uncharacterized protein LOC113761047 isoform X2: MGAVTSFMGKGLPTAQMLSLLMGTLHRQFIEKDVNSFEDFHMAILDIFSTINAALPGKHYDVPPLKDVEAYFKEWSSADDSNKKRLFMELMQNKLNLSKLDDSTIITGLVTPPAAMVAKRAGETVPQLKLIKAIPDVVFVPSATVLALISVKLSRKMFLGQVAS, from the exons ATGGGTGCAGTCACGAGCTTCATGGGAAAGG GTTTGCCAACAGCACAGATGTTGAGCTTGCTGATGGGGACCCTTCATAGGCAGTTTATAGAGAAAGATGTGAACAGCTTTGAGGATTTCCACATGGCAATTCTTGACATCTTCAG CACCATCAATGCGGCATTACCTGGTAAACACTATGATGTTCCTCCTCTGAAAGATGTTGAg GCCTATTTCAAAGAATGGAGTTCAGCCGACGATTCAAATAAGAAAAGGCTGTTCATGGAATTAATGCAGAACAAGCTGAATCTTAGCAAGTTAGATGACTCCACCATCATTACCGGGCTTGTAACACCTCCAGCAGCAATGGTAGCCAAACGCGCAGGCGAGACCGTGCCCCAACTGAAATTGATCAAGGCAATTCCTGATGTCGTTTTTGTGCCATCAGCCACAGTGCTTGCCCTTATTTCCGTGAAACTATCCAGGAAAATGTTTTTAGGACAAGTAGCATCTTGA
- the LOC113761047 gene encoding uncharacterized protein LOC113761047 isoform X1 → MIISLFFHLLYLFCTFSSEISLPTAQMLSLLMGTLHRQFIEKDVNSFEDFHMAILDIFSTINAALPGKHYDVPPLKDVEAYFKEWSSADDSNKKRLFMELMQNKLNLSKLDDSTIITGLVTPPAAMVAKRAGETVPQLKLIKAIPDVVFVPSATVLALISVKLSRKMFLGQVAS, encoded by the exons ATGATAATTTCACTCTTCTTTCATTTGCTCTATTTGTTTTGCACCTTTAGCTCTGAAATAA GTTTGCCAACAGCACAGATGTTGAGCTTGCTGATGGGGACCCTTCATAGGCAGTTTATAGAGAAAGATGTGAACAGCTTTGAGGATTTCCACATGGCAATTCTTGACATCTTCAG CACCATCAATGCGGCATTACCTGGTAAACACTATGATGTTCCTCCTCTGAAAGATGTTGAg GCCTATTTCAAAGAATGGAGTTCAGCCGACGATTCAAATAAGAAAAGGCTGTTCATGGAATTAATGCAGAACAAGCTGAATCTTAGCAAGTTAGATGACTCCACCATCATTACCGGGCTTGTAACACCTCCAGCAGCAATGGTAGCCAAACGCGCAGGCGAGACCGTGCCCCAACTGAAATTGATCAAGGCAATTCCTGATGTCGTTTTTGTGCCATCAGCCACAGTGCTTGCCCTTATTTCCGTGAAACTATCCAGGAAAATGTTTTTAGGACAAGTAGCATCTTGA